In Cellulomonas sp. Y8, the genomic stretch CCGCGAGCAGCGCCTCCAGCTGGGAGGTGCTCATGAGCTCGGCGTCCTCGTCGAGCGCCGCCGCCACCCGCTCCTGGTCGGCGGGCGCCAGCACGTCGCTGGCGCGCGCCTGGGCGGTGAACCCGGCGGACAGCGTGGCGAGGAGCACCGCGCCCGCGAGCGCCAGCCCGAAGGACAGCCCGAACGAGCCGCCCGCCGAGTTCACCCCCGCGGCCTCGCTGACCCGCTCCTCGGACACCGGCGACAGCGTGTAGTCGTTGAGCTGCGAGACGAGCAGCCCCAGCCCGCAGCCCGCGACCACCAGCGGCCCCGCGAGCGCCCAGCCCGACCCGGCGCGGGGCACGACCGGCAGCAGCGCAGCGACGCCCACCACCAGCAGCAGGAACCCGCCCAGCACCACCCGGTGCGCCGGCCACCGCCCCGCCCGCCGGCTCATGGTCAGCGCGACGACGAACATGCTCAGCGACAGCGGCGCGAGCGAGAGCCCCGCCGCCATGGCGTCGTACTCGAGGACCATCTGCAGGAAGATCGGCAGCGCGATCATCGCCCCGCCGAGCGCCACCTGCTGCAGCAGCTGCTGGGAGACGCCGATCCGGAACCGCGGGGCGCGGAACAGGCCCGGGTCGATCAGCACCGCCCGGCCGCCCCGGGACCGCCGCACCAGCCACCCCGCGAGGCCCGCGAGCGCCAGCACCCCGACCGCGAGCAGCAGGCCGACGGACTCCGCGCCCTCCTGCCAGGCGAGCACCCCGAGCACGAGGCCCCCCATCCCGGCTGCGGACAGCAGGGCCCCGACGACGTCGATCTCCCGCGACCCCGTGTAGGGGACGTCCCGGACCAGCCGGATGCCGGACAGCACGAGGACGATCACCACCAGCTCGAGCCCGAAGGCGACCCGCCAGGACAGGTACGTGGTGATGAACCCGCCGAGCAGCGGCCCGACGGCCGCGGCGATCGAGGCGGCGGCGCCGACCAGGGCGTAGACCTTCTTCTGGGCCGTGCCGGCGAAGTTGCCGTGCACCAGCGACTGCATCGCGGGCAGCAGCAGCGACGCCCCCAGCCCGCCGACGACGGCCCACAGCACGATCACCGCCGTGAGGCTCTGCGCGAAGGTCATGGCGGCCGCCCCGACCGCGTAGCCCAGCAGCCCGAGCACGTACGCGCGCTTGCGCCCGACCAGGTCGCCGACCTTGCTGCCGACGAGGATGAACGCCGCCGACACCAGCGCCTCGAGCGCGATCGCGGACTGGACCCCGCTCACCGTGGTGCCCAGGTCGCGCACGACCGCCGAGATCGACACGTTCATCAGCGAGGTGTCGACGACCAGCACGAACATCGCGAGCGCGAGCAGCACCGCGAGCCGGCGCCCGGTGCGGTCGAGCGCCTCCGCCGGGGCGGTCACCGGCCCCGGGCGCCCCCCGGTGCCGGGGTCGCGGCGCCCGCCGGGCCCTCCGCCCCGCCCCGGTGCGCCGCCAGCCGCGCGCCCCAGCGCAGCACCTCGGCCACGACCAGGTAGCCCAGCACCGCCAGCAGGCACACGCCCCACTGCTGCGGCGTGAGGTTCGTGGTGCCGAACAGCCGCTGCAGCAGCGGGATCGAGGTCACCAGCACCGTGAGCCCGAGGACCACGAGCACCAGGGTCACGAACCGCGCGTTGGCCACCGTCTCGGCGCGCAGCACGCTGCGGAACCGGTCCCGCCACTCCGCCGCGACCACCACGTGCACCAGCGACATCGCGGTCAGCCCCATCGTGGTCGCGACGAGCAGCCCGTACCGCGGCTCGGCCCACGCGACCACCAGCAGCACGGCGACCGCGACGAGCACCCCGTCGACGGCGAGCCGGGCACCGAGCGCACGCCCCAGCACCGGGGCGTCCGCGGCCCGTGGCCGCCGGCGCATCAGGTCGGACGCGGGCGCGTCGAACCCGAGGCCGATCGCGAGCACCACGTCGATCGCGAAGTTGATCCACAGGATCTGCAGCGGCGACAGCGGCACGCCCGCCGCCACCGTGAACACCCCGGCCCCGACGAACGTGAGGATGAAGCCGACCAGCACCACCATCTGGAACCGGATGTACCGCATGAGGTTGTCGTACAGCCCGCGGCCGCGCTCCACCGCGGTGACGATGGTGGCGAAGTTGTCGTCGGTGAGGATCATCTCGGCGGCGTCCTTGGTGACCTCGGTGCCGGTGATCCCCATCGCCACGCCGATGTCGGCACGGGTCAGCGCGGGCGCGTCGTTCACGCCGTCGCCGGTCATCGCGACCACCTGGCCCCGGCGCTTGAGCACGTCGACCAGCCGGACCTTGTCCTGCGGGGCGACCCGCGCGACGACACCGATGCTGTCGACCTCGGCCTCCAGCCGCTCGTCCGGCATCGCGGCGAACTCGGCCCCGGTGAGCGCCCGGCCCTCGATGCCGAGCTGCCCGGCGATCGCGGCGGCGGTGGTGACGTGGTCGCCGGTGATCATCCGGACCCGGATGCCGGCGTCCTTGCACGCCGCGATCGCGTCCCGGGCCTCCTTGCGCGGCGGGTCGACGATCCCGA encodes the following:
- a CDS encoding MFS transporter yields the protein MFVLVVDTSLMNVSISAVVRDLGTTVSGVQSAIALEALVSAAFILVGSKVGDLVGRKRAYVLGLLGYAVGAAAMTFAQSLTAVIVLWAVVGGLGASLLLPAMQSLVHGNFAGTAQKKVYALVGAAASIAAAVGPLLGGFITTYLSWRVAFGLELVVIVLVLSGIRLVRDVPYTGSREIDVVGALLSAAGMGGLVLGVLAWQEGAESVGLLLAVGVLALAGLAGWLVRRSRGGRAVLIDPGLFRAPRFRIGVSQQLLQQVALGGAMIALPIFLQMVLEYDAMAAGLSLAPLSLSMFVVALTMSRRAGRWPAHRVVLGGFLLLVVGVAALLPVVPRAGSGWALAGPLVVAGCGLGLLVSQLNDYTLSPVSEERVSEAAGVNSAGGSFGLSFGLALAGAVLLATLSAGFTAQARASDVLAPADQERVAAALDEDAELMSTSQLEALLADEPPAAAAEVVRINEEVRPRALQAALLVPLVAGALGAANALRMRRAAAAPARAA